A single Pedobacter sp. PACM 27299 DNA region contains:
- a CDS encoding FeoA family protein, whose product MKLSQLNPGERGTIVEFTDLEMSVKLMEMGCLPGEVVEVERFAPLGDPIAIRVAGYQLCLRKNEASVIIIQ is encoded by the coding sequence ATGAAGCTATCACAATTGAATCCAGGGGAAAGAGGTACTATAGTTGAGTTTACAGATCTTGAAATGTCCGTAAAACTTATGGAAATGGGCTGTTTGCCTGGGGAGGTTGTTGAGGTAGAAAGATTTGCTCCACTTGGTGATCCAATCGCGATCCGTGTGGCCGGCTATCAACTTTGTTTGCGTAAGAACGAAGCATCTGTTATCATAATTCAGTAA